One segment of Vibrio mimicus DNA contains the following:
- a CDS encoding Bcr/CflA family multidrug efflux MFS transporter has product MPVPSMNTRQAPQMSLLLYIVLGALGALTPLAIDMYLPAMPTIARDFGVNAGAVQITLTAYTAGFAIGQLLHGPLADSYGRRPVMLCGIFLFGIAAMVSATTDGIDALTYVRAAQGFAGAAAAVVIQAVVRDMFDREDFARAMSFVTLVVTLAPLVAPMIGGHLAIWFGWRSIFWVLALFAALVIAMVMWKIPETLSPENRQPLRFRSTIRNYNNLCKNPVAMGLIFSGAFSFAGMFAFLTAGAFVYIDIYGVSPSEFGYLFGLNIVAMIAMTSINGRFVKRVGSHNMLRFGLLIQLIAGIGLFTSWLMNWGLWGTVPFVVLFVGTISTIGSNSMGLLLSKYPRMAGTASSLAGTLRFGTGSIVGAVVAAMPGTETWPMIFVMAACSVLSGAFYWTLGRKA; this is encoded by the coding sequence ATGCCTGTCCCATCCATGAATACTCGGCAAGCTCCACAAATGAGTTTGCTGCTTTATATTGTGCTCGGTGCGCTTGGTGCTTTGACACCGCTGGCGATCGACATGTATTTACCCGCCATGCCAACCATTGCCCGCGATTTTGGTGTGAATGCGGGTGCGGTGCAAATTACCCTGACGGCATACACCGCTGGCTTTGCGATAGGGCAGTTGCTACATGGTCCACTCGCTGACAGCTATGGCCGTCGCCCCGTGATGTTATGCGGTATTTTTTTATTCGGCATCGCAGCGATGGTCAGTGCCACCACGGATGGCATTGATGCTTTAACCTATGTTCGTGCTGCGCAAGGTTTTGCAGGCGCTGCCGCCGCGGTAGTTATCCAAGCTGTGGTGCGCGATATGTTTGATCGTGAAGATTTTGCGCGAGCGATGTCGTTTGTCACTTTAGTGGTGACACTCGCCCCCTTGGTTGCGCCTATGATTGGCGGGCACTTAGCAATTTGGTTCGGTTGGCGTTCGATTTTCTGGGTACTGGCACTGTTTGCCGCGCTTGTGATCGCTATGGTGATGTGGAAAATCCCAGAAACGCTGAGCCCTGAGAATCGTCAACCATTGCGTTTTCGTAGCACCATTCGTAACTACAATAATCTTTGCAAAAACCCCGTAGCGATGGGGCTCATTTTCTCGGGTGCTTTTTCATTTGCGGGAATGTTCGCTTTCTTAACCGCAGGGGCGTTTGTATACATCGATATTTATGGTGTCAGCCCGAGTGAGTTCGGTTACCTGTTTGGACTGAATATCGTGGCGATGATTGCCATGACCAGCATTAACGGCCGTTTTGTAAAACGAGTTGGCTCGCACAACATGCTGCGCTTTGGCTTACTTATCCAATTGATTGCTGGGATTGGTCTATTCACGAGTTGGTTAATGAATTGGGGATTGTGGGGAACCGTACCTTTTGTGGTGCTGTTTGTTGGCACAATTTCAACGATAGGCAGTAACTCCATGGGATTACTGCTGAGTAAATACCCACGCATGGCGGGCACGGCTTCGTCATTAGCGGGGACGCTACGTTTTGGTACCGGCTCGATTGTGGGGGCAGTGGTTGCTGCAATGCCAGGTACTGAAACGTGGCCAATGATATTTGTGATGGCGGCTTGCTCTGTGTTATCAGGCGCCTTTTACTGGACGTTAGGAAGAAAAGCGTAA
- a CDS encoding DUF2913 family protein, with product MANYHLEIQNVVNTALAELEAEHKAGKLANAPVANNHFLVHWVTKALKAQRFHRCVGNNLTQWQKAGRSKGTESQLLPTFQRISAYYAHFFAEQEHTPITDKQIEAFLDEMEQAGWEVSTSEPLVNAGKVQIFTDGQNSLALCSVQCEACFDGELLVKPMNWFVRGHHAGFVEKAFAAGFMVHKQTDYKSNVKYHGEYLIFPANQGTQLAEIPISFRAQ from the coding sequence ATGGCGAACTACCATTTAGAAATTCAAAATGTGGTGAACACTGCATTGGCGGAATTAGAGGCCGAGCATAAAGCGGGCAAACTGGCGAATGCGCCTGTGGCGAATAACCATTTTTTGGTGCACTGGGTGACCAAGGCGCTGAAAGCGCAACGTTTTCATCGTTGTGTGGGTAACAATTTAACTCAGTGGCAAAAAGCAGGGCGCTCAAAAGGGACAGAATCACAACTGTTACCGACGTTTCAACGCATCTCTGCGTATTACGCCCATTTCTTTGCTGAGCAAGAGCATACGCCGATTACCGATAAGCAGATCGAAGCGTTTCTGGATGAGATGGAGCAAGCCGGTTGGGAAGTTTCAACCTCTGAACCATTAGTGAATGCAGGCAAAGTACAGATTTTTACCGATGGTCAGAACTCATTGGCATTGTGTTCCGTGCAGTGTGAAGCCTGTTTCGATGGTGAGCTGTTAGTCAAACCAATGAACTGGTTTGTGCGTGGGCATCATGCCGGTTTTGTTGAAAAAGCTTTTGCTGCCGGATTTATGGTTCACAAGCAGACTGATTACAAATCGAATGTGAAATATCACGGTGAATACCTGATTTTCCCTGCCAACCAAGGCACACAGTTAGCTGAGATTCCGATTTCTTTTCGTGCTCAATAG
- the tatC gene encoding twin-arginine translocase subunit TatC, with translation MSTTKQTPPLISHLLELRNRLLYSILAVLLVFASLIFFSNQIYEFISAPLVERLPSGTTMIATDVASPFFTPLKLTLIVSVFIAAPLILYQIWAFVAPGLYMHERRLIIPLLLSSSLLFYAGIAFAYFVVFPLVFSFFTSISLGGVEFSTDISSYLDFILALFMAFGIAFEIPIAIILLCWSGVTTPQSLIDKRSYIIVSLFIIGMLLTPPDIVSQTLLAIPMYLLFEIGILCSRFYTPNDENKIH, from the coding sequence ATGTCTACCACCAAACAGACTCCCCCTTTAATTTCCCATTTATTAGAGCTTCGTAATCGTCTGCTATATTCTATACTTGCCGTGCTGTTAGTTTTTGCCAGTCTCATTTTTTTCTCTAACCAAATTTACGAATTTATCTCAGCGCCTTTGGTTGAGCGCCTTCCATCTGGAACAACCATGATAGCAACGGATGTTGCATCACCATTTTTTACCCCGCTAAAACTCACATTGATTGTTTCAGTGTTCATTGCAGCACCACTTATTCTTTACCAAATATGGGCATTTGTTGCTCCTGGATTGTACATGCATGAACGTCGTCTAATCATTCCATTACTACTTTCAAGTTCCTTATTATTCTATGCAGGTATTGCATTCGCTTACTTCGTAGTATTTCCTTTAGTATTTAGTTTCTTTACGAGTATTTCATTAGGTGGTGTAGAGTTTTCAACTGATATATCGAGTTACCTAGACTTTATTCTTGCTTTATTTATGGCATTTGGAATCGCTTTTGAAATTCCTATTGCAATTATTCTGTTATGTTGGTCTGGAGTAACCACACCACAAAGCTTGATAGATAAGCGCTCATACATCATTGTTAGTTTATTTATTATCGGGATGCTACTTACCCCTCCAGATATTGTCTCACAAACATTATTAGCCATTCCAATGTATCTCTTGTTCGAAATAGGAATTCTATGTTCTAGGTTTTACACACCCAATGATGAAAATAAAATTCATTAA
- the tatB gene encoding Sec-independent protein translocase protein TatB has product MFDVGIGELTLISIIAIIVIGPERLPDAIRHVSRIIGATKRTINNIKDELSEDLDLIELKAHISKAKQLDMDIFSSELKTSAHSVNITIEPPQIEAKPKQTIMESESTHQEKQLSLNLANNQAE; this is encoded by the coding sequence GTGTTTGATGTGGGTATCGGGGAGTTAACTTTAATTTCTATAATTGCCATAATTGTCATTGGTCCAGAGCGCTTACCTGATGCGATTCGTCATGTGTCACGCATTATTGGAGCTACAAAACGCACAATAAATAACATCAAAGATGAACTCTCAGAGGACTTGGATCTCATAGAGTTGAAAGCACATATAAGTAAAGCGAAACAGCTCGACATGGATATTTTCTCATCTGAGCTAAAAACTTCAGCACACTCGGTCAACATTACAATAGAGCCACCACAGATTGAAGCAAAACCTAAGCAAACAATAATGGAGTCTGAATCAACTCATCAAGAAAAGCAGCTTAGCCTTAACTTGGCGAATAACCAAGCTGAATAA
- the tatA gene encoding twin-arginine translocase TatA/TatE family subunit has protein sequence MGGVSIWQLLIVAVIVILLFGTKKLRGIGGDLGGAIKGFKKAMSEDDPVRSNKDLDFELGGLEDHQLNKTATEMNKNKELV, from the coding sequence ATGGGTGGTGTGAGTATTTGGCAACTTCTGATTGTAGCGGTCATTGTAATACTACTATTTGGAACAAAAAAACTGCGTGGAATTGGTGGTGATTTGGGCGGTGCTATTAAAGGCTTTAAGAAAGCGATGAGTGAAGATGATCCTGTGAGAAGTAACAAAGATTTGGATTTTGAACTAGGAGGGCTAGAAGATCATCAACTAAATAAAACAGCTACTGAAATGAATAAAAATAAAGAACTGGTGTAA
- a CDS encoding helix-turn-helix domain-containing protein: MNAVFRQYLKEMRNELGLTQSEAVELLNTQGGDLKSIDCVTFSRWERGITQPTLSRRVKVLRVFRYDLLDYLLQEAEAQTSEKKYQSRVNHFSLSIKKRYQGATTIVSSVNYNNINSNLGDVKEISVNSSNRHYFLDIFHNFHIQTRFSDEPLNIREIDISDYVKKSRAIVSMYALGDAIVGHNICFIFRVDTLSSEIQRINNCNLSINSIALQQSVPLSKNGNYSYLSISHHAMTEETFFKQLKSEFTYLIKNTNIHNYYCQVSVECFVDVMLKMGFNIVAWEGESDIGAISVGSKKYMTAIMHIETCELFSQPEFFYIINHPLY, encoded by the coding sequence ATGAACGCAGTGTTTAGACAATATCTGAAAGAAATGAGGAATGAGCTCGGTCTCACGCAATCTGAAGCGGTAGAGTTATTAAATACTCAGGGAGGAGACCTAAAAAGTATCGATTGCGTAACCTTCAGCAGATGGGAACGAGGTATCACACAACCCACCCTGAGTCGGAGGGTCAAAGTGCTTAGAGTATTCAGATATGATTTACTCGACTATCTGTTACAAGAGGCGGAGGCTCAAACTTCAGAAAAGAAGTATCAAAGCCGGGTTAATCATTTCTCTCTGTCAATAAAAAAGAGATACCAAGGGGCGACGACTATTGTTTCTAGCGTCAATTATAACAACATCAATAGCAACCTTGGTGATGTGAAAGAGATTTCAGTAAATAGTTCAAACAGACACTATTTTCTAGATATTTTTCATAATTTTCATATACAAACAAGGTTTTCGGATGAACCTCTTAATATCAGAGAGATAGACATTAGCGATTATGTCAAAAAAAGCCGTGCCATTGTATCAATGTATGCGCTAGGCGATGCTATCGTTGGACACAATATCTGTTTTATTTTTAGAGTAGATACTCTTTCAAGTGAAATCCAACGCATAAACAACTGTAACCTTTCAATAAACTCTATAGCGTTACAACAATCCGTCCCGCTGAGTAAAAATGGAAACTACTCCTACTTGTCTATTAGTCATCATGCAATGACAGAAGAGACTTTTTTTAAACAGTTAAAATCTGAATTTACATATCTAATCAAAAACACAAACATACATAATTATTACTGTCAAGTTTCCGTTGAATGCTTTGTCGATGTCATGTTAAAGATGGGCTTCAACATCGTTGCTTGGGAAGGTGAAAGTGATATAGGAGCAATAAGTGTTGGATCAAAAAAATATATGACGGCGATTATGCATATAGAGACATGTGAACTATTTTCTCAGCCAGAGTTTTTTTACATTATAAATCATCCGCTCTATTAG
- a CDS encoding tripartite tricarboxylate transporter permease encodes MLDGILQGLATAVMPTNLMMVMIGCFVGTFIGMLPGLGPISAIALMIPITYGLEPASGLILMAGVYYGAIFGGSTSSILINAPGCSSTVVTAFDGYPMAQKGQAGKALALAAYASFTGGTLSAIMLLFAAPALAKVSLSFQSSDYFALMLVGLSAVAAFAGKGQVIKAWMMTVLGLMLSTVGIDKGIGVERFTFGLTDLMDGFSFLLLAMATFALGETLMGILKPDGDNSANEQEQMKNIGSMKLTKEEVKEAAPVSLRSSILGFFTGVLPGAGATIAAFLAYGMERNLAPKDKKEEFGQGSIRGLVAPESANNAASSGSFVPLLTLGIPGSGTTAIMLGALIAYGIQPGPRLFVEHPDIFWSVIISMYVGNIVLLILNLPLIPYISKLLAVPRTVLLPMILFFSITGVYLVSFNTMDVYVMILVAMGAIALRLANFPLAPLLLGFILGGLMEENLRRALIITDGEISFLWERPITLTFTVLAIVTLLSPLFGRLMERKKRPTGMKLPH; translated from the coding sequence ATGTTAGACGGAATTTTACAAGGGCTAGCAACGGCGGTAATGCCAACCAACCTGATGATGGTCATGATCGGCTGCTTTGTCGGCACCTTCATCGGCATGCTGCCCGGTTTAGGCCCCATTTCAGCCATTGCGCTGATGATCCCGATTACTTACGGGTTAGAACCCGCTTCTGGCCTGATTTTGATGGCCGGCGTTTACTACGGCGCGATTTTTGGTGGCTCAACCTCATCGATTTTGATCAACGCGCCGGGATGTTCTTCAACCGTCGTGACCGCATTTGATGGCTACCCAATGGCGCAAAAAGGCCAAGCGGGTAAAGCTCTGGCACTCGCCGCTTACGCCTCGTTCACTGGCGGTACACTCTCAGCCATTATGTTGCTGTTTGCCGCGCCTGCCCTAGCCAAAGTATCACTCAGCTTCCAATCCTCCGACTATTTCGCGCTCATGCTAGTCGGTCTTTCCGCCGTAGCGGCCTTTGCAGGCAAAGGCCAAGTCATCAAGGCATGGATGATGACTGTACTCGGTTTAATGCTTTCCACCGTAGGTATTGATAAAGGCATTGGTGTCGAACGCTTCACCTTCGGTCTGACCGATTTGATGGATGGCTTTAGCTTCCTACTCTTAGCGATGGCGACTTTTGCCCTTGGCGAAACCTTAATGGGCATTTTAAAACCGGACGGTGACAACAGTGCCAACGAGCAAGAGCAGATGAAAAACATCGGCAGCATGAAACTGACTAAGGAAGAAGTCAAAGAAGCAGCTCCGGTTTCACTGCGCTCTTCAATCCTTGGTTTCTTCACTGGCGTACTACCCGGCGCAGGCGCAACCATTGCCGCTTTCTTGGCTTACGGTATGGAGCGTAATCTTGCCCCGAAAGATAAGAAAGAAGAGTTTGGTCAAGGCTCGATTCGTGGCTTAGTGGCGCCAGAATCGGCCAACAACGCGGCATCCAGCGGCTCATTTGTACCACTATTAACACTGGGTATTCCGGGGTCTGGTACTACCGCAATTATGCTTGGTGCATTGATTGCTTATGGTATTCAACCGGGTCCACGTCTGTTTGTTGAGCATCCCGATATCTTCTGGTCAGTCATCATATCTATGTACGTGGGTAACATCGTACTGCTGATCCTTAACTTGCCCTTGATTCCGTACATCTCCAAACTGCTGGCAGTACCGCGCACTGTACTGCTGCCGATGATTCTGTTCTTCTCAATCACTGGCGTATATTTGGTGTCGTTCAATACGATGGATGTGTATGTGATGATTCTGGTCGCGATGGGTGCAATCGCCCTGCGTTTGGCCAACTTCCCACTCGCTCCCCTCCTGCTCGGCTTTATTTTGGGCGGTTTGATGGAAGAGAACTTACGCCGCGCGTTGATCATTACGGATGGCGAAATCAGCTTCCTGTGGGAACGCCCAATCACTTTAACCTTCACAGTCTTGGCAATTGTGACGCTACTTAGCCCACTGTTTGGCCGCTTGATGGAACGTAAAAAACGTCCAACAGGCATGAAGCTACCCCACTAA
- a CDS encoding tripartite tricarboxylate transporter TctB family protein, with translation MSDLPTKIFTKEYLLCRDRVGAMLFLLFSLGYGYQTSLITMFPGDELEPFNARTLPTILTYAGIALSLLLLVVGQPDKKSGAVLEFNWKLLISFLVLMALYGLGLTYLGFVIATSFFLMAGFYLLGERRKSILFGASFPFVIAFYLLLTKGLDVYLEPGHLFTFG, from the coding sequence ATGTCGGACCTGCCAACCAAAATTTTCACTAAAGAATACTTACTCTGTCGTGACCGAGTGGGAGCCATGCTATTCCTGCTGTTCAGCCTTGGTTACGGCTATCAAACCTCACTCATCACCATGTTTCCGGGTGATGAGCTCGAACCGTTTAACGCTCGAACTCTGCCTACCATTTTGACTTATGCGGGCATCGCCCTATCGCTGTTACTGCTTGTTGTTGGGCAACCTGACAAGAAAAGTGGCGCAGTACTGGAGTTCAATTGGAAGTTGTTGATCAGCTTTTTAGTCTTGATGGCGCTGTATGGTCTTGGACTAACCTACCTTGGTTTTGTCATCGCCACGTCTTTCTTCCTTATGGCGGGGTTTTACCTGTTGGGCGAGCGACGTAAAAGCATTCTATTTGGTGCTTCGTTCCCCTTCGTTATCGCTTTTTATTTGTTACTGACCAAAGGACTGGATGTGTATCTTGAACCGGGTCATCTGTTTACTTTCGGATAG
- a CDS encoding tripartite tricarboxylate transporter substrate binding protein — translation MLKFFKPSLTAAVLAATFSFSSLAAEIEKIHFIVPGGAGGGWDMTARATGDALMKAKLVGNASYQNLSGGGGGKAIAHLIETADRQQDTLMINSTPIVIRSLSGVFPQSFRDLTPVAEIVSDYGAFVVAGDSKYTSWEQVVADFKANPKQIKIAGGSARGSMDHLVAAAAFKGQGLDPKEVRYVAYDAGGSAMTALLSGETQVLSTGLGEVLEMSKSGQVRVLAITSPKRLDIAPDIPTLADYGNPTTFVNWRGYFAAPGASAEKVAEWNDVFKKMFASEEWKVIRDRNGWIDSYKGDKEFYAFLEEQEKQMGDLMRELGFLK, via the coding sequence ATGTTGAAATTTTTCAAACCCTCCCTCACCGCAGCCGTTTTAGCCGCTACTTTTTCTTTCTCCTCTCTCGCAGCTGAAATTGAAAAAATCCACTTTATCGTACCCGGTGGTGCAGGTGGCGGTTGGGATATGACCGCACGCGCCACAGGCGATGCGCTCATGAAAGCGAAATTGGTGGGGAACGCTTCTTACCAAAACCTATCTGGTGGTGGTGGCGGTAAAGCGATCGCACACCTGATTGAAACCGCCGATCGTCAACAAGATACGCTGATGATTAACTCGACCCCGATCGTCATTCGTTCGCTGTCTGGTGTTTTTCCTCAATCTTTCCGAGATCTAACACCCGTTGCCGAAATCGTCTCTGACTACGGTGCGTTTGTGGTGGCTGGTGATTCAAAATACACCTCTTGGGAACAAGTGGTCGCGGATTTCAAAGCTAACCCTAAGCAAATCAAAATCGCGGGCGGTTCAGCACGCGGCAGTATGGATCACTTAGTCGCTGCGGCGGCCTTTAAAGGCCAAGGCTTAGACCCGAAAGAAGTACGTTACGTGGCTTATGATGCGGGTGGCTCAGCCATGACAGCCCTGCTCTCTGGCGAAACTCAAGTGCTTTCTACTGGTTTAGGCGAAGTGCTGGAGATGTCGAAATCCGGTCAAGTACGCGTTCTGGCAATCACTTCTCCAAAACGTTTGGATATTGCACCAGACATCCCAACCCTCGCGGACTATGGCAACCCAACCACCTTTGTAAACTGGCGTGGCTACTTTGCAGCTCCAGGGGCGAGCGCAGAAAAAGTGGCGGAGTGGAACGATGTATTCAAGAAGATGTTTGCTAGCGAAGAGTGGAAAGTTATTCGTGACCGTAATGGCTGGATTGACAGCTACAAAGGTGACAAAGAGTTTTACGCTTTCCTTGAAGAGCAAGAGAAGCAAATGGGCGATCTGATGCGTGAACTCGGCTTCTTGAAGTAA
- a CDS encoding GntR family transcriptional regulator, producing the protein MKSSTLSRQPSTEKENTKSENLTEYLIEAIVEGQLVPGSKISEPELAKQFQVSRGPLREALMRVEGLGLIERIPHIGARVTQLSPIKLVELYAVREALEGMAARLAARNITEIELAGLESLLSTHSTHIDQVEGASYFHQQGDFDFHYRIIQASRNQQLIGLLCDELYHLLRMYRYQSPRSHSRPVEALEEHKFILRAIRQRDEELAEMLMRRHIACSLQLIEQQIMLDAQQQG; encoded by the coding sequence ATGAAAAGCAGTACCTTATCTCGTCAGCCAAGTACCGAAAAAGAGAACACCAAATCAGAGAATCTGACTGAATATCTGATTGAAGCCATTGTAGAAGGTCAGCTCGTGCCGGGCAGTAAAATCTCTGAACCTGAGCTCGCCAAACAGTTTCAAGTCAGTCGCGGCCCACTGCGTGAAGCGTTAATGCGAGTCGAAGGGCTTGGCTTGATTGAGCGCATTCCGCACATTGGCGCGCGAGTGACTCAATTGTCACCCATCAAACTGGTAGAGCTGTATGCAGTGCGCGAAGCTCTGGAAGGCATGGCTGCAAGGCTTGCGGCGCGCAATATTACCGAAATCGAACTGGCGGGCTTAGAAAGCTTATTGTCGACACATTCGACCCATATCGATCAGGTTGAAGGCGCTTCTTACTTTCACCAGCAGGGTGATTTCGATTTCCACTACCGAATTATTCAGGCCAGCCGCAATCAACAATTGATTGGTTTGCTGTGTGATGAGCTTTACCACTTGCTGCGCATGTATCGTTACCAATCGCCACGTTCGCATTCGCGTCCGGTAGAGGCTTTGGAAGAACACAAATTTATTCTGCGTGCGATCCGCCAACGAGACGAAGAGTTGGCCGAAATGCTGATGCGTCGTCACATCGCGTGCAGTCTTCAATTGATCGAACAACAAATAATGCTGGATGCCCAACAACAAGGTTAA
- the prpB gene encoding methylisocitrate lyase, with amino-acid sequence MSLSPGAKFRLAVKTHHPLQIVGTINPYCAMMAKSIGHQAIYLSGGGIANASYGLPDLGITTLNDVLVDVERITNACDLPLLVDIDTGFGGAFNIARTIKAMEKAGAAAVHMEDQVAQKRCGHRPNKAIVSQQEMVDRVKAAVDARINPEFVIMARTDALAVEGMDSAIERAIACVEAGADMIFPEAMTELKQYEQFSTALRSATGKHVPILANITEFGQTPLYSGEQLAAVNVDMVLYPLSAFRAMNKAAENVYRHLLEHGNQEALLDQMQTRKELYAYLHYHEYEDKLDQLFSQPS; translated from the coding sequence ATGAGTTTAAGTCCTGGCGCCAAATTCAGGCTGGCAGTGAAAACCCATCATCCACTGCAAATCGTCGGCACCATCAACCCTTACTGCGCCATGATGGCGAAAAGTATCGGCCATCAAGCGATTTATCTCTCTGGCGGTGGCATTGCCAATGCTTCGTACGGCTTGCCAGATTTGGGCATCACCACACTCAATGATGTGTTGGTAGATGTGGAACGCATCACCAACGCCTGCGATTTGCCTTTGCTCGTGGATATTGATACCGGATTTGGCGGCGCATTTAACATTGCGCGCACCATCAAAGCGATGGAAAAAGCCGGAGCCGCGGCGGTGCACATGGAAGATCAAGTGGCGCAAAAACGCTGTGGTCATCGTCCGAATAAAGCGATTGTTAGCCAGCAAGAGATGGTGGATCGCGTGAAAGCCGCAGTGGATGCGCGCATCAATCCTGAGTTTGTGATCATGGCGCGCACCGATGCGTTAGCGGTAGAAGGCATGGACAGTGCGATTGAACGAGCGATCGCCTGTGTTGAAGCTGGCGCAGACATGATTTTCCCCGAAGCCATGACCGAGCTGAAACAGTACGAACAGTTCTCAACGGCACTGCGCAGTGCTACCGGTAAACATGTGCCGATTTTAGCCAACATTACCGAGTTTGGTCAGACTCCCCTGTATAGCGGTGAGCAATTAGCGGCGGTGAATGTGGATATGGTGCTGTACCCACTCAGCGCTTTCCGTGCCATGAATAAAGCCGCGGAAAATGTGTATCGCCATTTGCTGGAACACGGGAATCAGGAAGCGCTGCTTGATCAAATGCAAACGCGCAAAGAACTTTATGCTTACCTGCATTACCACGAATACGAAGACAAGCTGGATCAGCTGTTTTCACAACCCTCTTAA
- the prpC gene encoding bifunctional 2-methylcitrate synthase/citrate synthase yields MSAAKELGGAGLRGQSAGSTALCTVGKTGTGLTYRGYDITDLAHHAQFEEVAHLLLVGHLPTQAELDQYKTRLIGLRGLPEKLKQALELIPAEAHPMDVMRTGCSILGNLEPEHTFAEQQAATERMLALFPAIICYWYRFSHDGVRIDTADQSEDSIGGYFLKMLTGQAPSELFKKVMHCSLTLYAEHEFNASTFAARVCASTLSDIHSCVTGAIGTLRGPLHGGANEAAMAMIEQWQSADEAEAGIMRMLANKEKIMGFGHAIYRESDPRNALIKEWSKALSEAVGDSHLYAVSERVEAVMKREKDLFCNADFFHASAYHFMGIPTKLFTPIFVMSRLTGWAAHVYEQRANNRIIRPSADYVGPEHQTWLPIEQRG; encoded by the coding sequence ATGTCTGCTGCAAAAGAGTTAGGCGGAGCAGGGCTGCGCGGCCAAAGCGCGGGAAGCACCGCTTTGTGTACTGTGGGAAAAACGGGGACCGGGTTAACCTACCGTGGTTACGACATTACCGATTTGGCCCATCATGCTCAGTTTGAAGAGGTTGCGCACCTGCTATTGGTGGGGCATTTGCCAACGCAAGCGGAGCTGGATCAGTACAAAACTCGTTTGATTGGTCTGCGCGGTTTACCCGAAAAACTTAAACAAGCACTGGAATTGATCCCTGCTGAAGCGCATCCGATGGATGTGATGCGCACGGGCTGCTCCATTCTTGGCAACCTTGAGCCTGAACATACCTTTGCTGAGCAACAAGCGGCGACCGAGCGCATGCTGGCGCTGTTTCCTGCGATTATTTGCTACTGGTATCGCTTCAGCCATGACGGAGTGCGTATTGATACCGCCGATCAAAGTGAAGATTCGATTGGCGGCTATTTCCTCAAAATGCTCACCGGCCAAGCGCCGAGCGAGCTGTTCAAAAAAGTGATGCACTGCTCGTTAACTCTGTACGCTGAGCACGAATTCAATGCTTCTACCTTTGCGGCAAGAGTCTGTGCGTCAACCTTGTCGGATATTCACTCTTGTGTGACGGGTGCGATTGGTACGCTACGCGGGCCTTTGCATGGCGGAGCGAATGAAGCCGCGATGGCGATGATTGAGCAGTGGCAAAGTGCTGATGAAGCGGAAGCGGGCATCATGCGCATGTTGGCGAACAAAGAGAAAATCATGGGCTTTGGCCACGCGATTTATCGTGAGAGTGACCCACGCAACGCCTTAATCAAAGAGTGGTCGAAGGCGCTTTCTGAAGCAGTGGGGGATTCTCATCTCTACGCTGTTTCTGAGCGTGTGGAAGCGGTGATGAAGCGCGAGAAAGATCTGTTCTGTAATGCGGACTTCTTCCACGCCTCGGCCTATCACTTTATGGGCATTCCGACCAAATTGTTCACGCCAATCTTTGTGATGAGCCGCTTAACCGGCTGGGCTGCGCATGTTTATGAGCAGCGTGCCAACAACCGAATTATTCGCCCAAGCGCCGATTATGTAGGGCCTGAGCATCAAACTTGGCTGCCGATTGAACAGCGTGGCTAA